A window of the Glaciimonas sp. CA11.2 genome harbors these coding sequences:
- the istA gene encoding IS21 family transposase, which yields MPVQRITMRKIKDVLRLKLDAKLSHQQIAAALGISKGVVTKYVGLAAVAGLDWSAVQDVDDTELAHRLLVTPERTRDHVQPDYARLHHELRRKGMTLMLLWEEYRADYAQHQTYAYSQFCVNYRQFAKQLKRSMRQIHRAGEKLFIDYAGPTIGLTDGSRAHIFVAALGASSYTYACATPRETMADWLTSTARALRFFGGVPQLIVPDNPKAMIADANRYEPRSNDTVRDFARHYGTSILPARPRHPQDKAKAESAVQIVERWIMARLRHQQFSSVHEVDVAIAPLLSVLNDKPFQKLPGSRASAFAQLDVPALRPLPLQCYEMAHFKTVRVHNDYHVEIGRHHYSVPQALVGQVLEARMTATTVEILHRGQRVASHPRNSGEGGFTTDTLHMPVAHRAQLEWTPQRLIHWGQTIGTATAEAVTRLMAENRHPEHGYRACLGLLSLAKRYGKPRLEAGCMLALQLGACQYRHVRDILKNNRDRTPCAPVGDWVSPDHAHVRGPDYYQ from the coding sequence GTGCCCGTACAAAGGATCACTATGCGTAAGATAAAAGACGTATTACGTTTAAAACTGGATGCCAAACTATCGCACCAGCAGATTGCCGCAGCACTGGGGATTTCAAAAGGAGTCGTCACCAAGTATGTCGGCCTGGCCGCCGTTGCCGGTTTGGACTGGTCGGCGGTGCAAGATGTAGACGACACCGAGTTGGCGCACCGGCTTTTGGTCACGCCAGAACGGACCCGAGACCATGTCCAGCCAGATTACGCCAGGCTGCATCACGAACTGCGGCGCAAGGGGATGACGCTGATGTTGCTATGGGAAGAGTATCGTGCCGATTATGCCCAGCACCAGACCTATGCCTACTCACAGTTCTGCGTGAATTACCGGCAGTTTGCCAAACAGCTCAAACGCTCTATGCGCCAGATTCACCGGGCTGGCGAGAAACTGTTCATTGATTATGCTGGTCCGACTATCGGTCTCACTGATGGTAGCCGTGCCCACATCTTCGTCGCTGCTCTGGGCGCATCGAGCTACACCTATGCCTGTGCTACGCCGCGTGAGACGATGGCCGACTGGCTCACTTCGACAGCGCGTGCGCTGCGCTTCTTCGGCGGGGTACCGCAGTTGATTGTTCCCGATAATCCGAAGGCTATGATCGCCGACGCCAATCGCTACGAACCACGCAGTAACGACACCGTACGCGATTTTGCGCGCCACTACGGCACCTCCATCTTGCCAGCCCGTCCGCGTCATCCTCAGGATAAAGCGAAGGCCGAATCAGCAGTGCAGATCGTCGAGCGCTGGATCATGGCGCGTCTGCGACATCAGCAATTTAGCAGCGTCCACGAGGTCGATGTCGCCATCGCACCGCTGCTGAGCGTACTTAACGATAAGCCGTTTCAGAAGCTACCCGGTAGTCGCGCCAGTGCGTTTGCCCAACTCGATGTCCCGGCGCTACGGCCTTTGCCATTGCAATGTTATGAGATGGCGCATTTCAAGACTGTCAGGGTGCATAACGATTACCACGTTGAGATCGGCCGCCATCACTACAGTGTGCCGCAAGCCCTGGTCGGTCAGGTGCTGGAAGCCCGGATGACAGCGACGACAGTGGAAATCCTGCATCGCGGTCAACGTGTCGCCAGTCATCCGCGCAACAGTGGCGAAGGCGGGTTCACCACCGACACCCTGCATATGCCGGTGGCGCATCGTGCGCAATTGGAATGGACGCCACAGCGACTGATTCACTGGGGACAGACCATCGGTACGGCGACAGCGGAGGCGGTGACGCGTCTGATGGCCGAGAACAGACATCCCGAGCACGGCTACCGTGCCTGTCTTGGTCTGCTGTCATTGGCCAAGCGCTACGGCAAGCCACGTCTTGAAGCAGGATGCATGCTGGCCTTACAGCTCGGTGCCTGCCAATACCGCCACGTCCGTGACATTCTCAAAAATAACCGTGATCGCACACCGTGTGCCCCAGTTGGCGATTGGGTCAGTCCTGACCATGCCCATGTGCGTGGCCCTGATTACTATCAATGA
- the istB gene encoding IS21-like element helper ATPase IstB has translation MMMHTTLAQLRTLKLDGLATGLEEQLTQASMAAMSFEERLALLVDREVHCRNDRKLLRLLKNAHLKYAQAAIEDIDARSGRGIDRREVMSLALGDWVSAGHSILITGPTGAGKSWLACALAQYACRRGYSAVYQRVPRLQEELRIRHGSGSFGKWLLQLAKIDVLVLDDWGMGAIDSTTRSDLLEMIDDRAANRATIITSQLPVDHWHAWIGDATIADAILDRILQRNHRLTLTGDSLRGAERPKTSKKEKTIDPS, from the coding sequence ATGATGATGCATACCACTCTGGCCCAATTGCGGACCTTAAAACTCGATGGCTTAGCGACCGGACTGGAGGAACAATTGACGCAGGCCAGTATGGCGGCGATGAGTTTCGAGGAACGTCTGGCACTCTTGGTTGATCGCGAAGTCCATTGCCGCAATGACCGCAAGCTCCTGCGCCTGCTTAAGAACGCCCACCTGAAATACGCACAAGCGGCGATTGAAGACATTGATGCCCGCTCGGGGCGTGGCATCGACCGCCGTGAAGTGATGAGTCTGGCGCTGGGAGATTGGGTCAGTGCTGGCCACAGCATTCTCATTACCGGACCGACCGGTGCTGGCAAATCGTGGCTGGCCTGCGCACTGGCACAGTACGCCTGTCGGCGCGGATACTCTGCTGTTTATCAACGCGTACCCCGTCTACAGGAAGAACTACGCATCCGGCACGGCAGCGGCAGCTTTGGGAAATGGCTGCTCCAACTCGCCAAGATCGATGTCTTGGTACTTGATGACTGGGGCATGGGCGCGATCGACAGCACGACCCGTTCCGACTTGCTGGAGATGATTGACGACCGGGCGGCAAACAGAGCGACGATTATTACCAGTCAACTTCCTGTTGACCATTGGCATGCCTGGATTGGCGACGCCACTATTGCCGACGCCATCCTGGACCGCATTCTGCAGCGCAATCATCGGCTGACACTGACCGGCGATTCACTGCGTGGCGCAGAACGACCTAAAACCAGCAAAAAGGAGAAAACTATCGACCCATCGTGA
- a CDS encoding IS3 family transposase (programmed frameshift) codes for MKTQKRYSDEYKAEAVKMVLEQGLSGREAAMRLGMSQSNLNKWVVLAMGNKSGKVMTVAGSRSVAELEEELAKMRRELHETRQERDILKKGNGVLCTGVATRYAHVKTLQLHYPVKLLCKVLVVSRSGFYDWLTRVPSERSCEDERLKIAIKVAHRRTRETYSVRRLQPELANDGFTVGRDRLTRLRRQLGIVCKQKRQFKVTTNSNHSFPVADNLLNQTFNPTQPNQVWVTNITYIPTQEGWLYLAGIKDVFTCEIVGYAMGDRMTQTLTSRALWRAVALQRPSAGLIHHSDRGSQYCAHAYRLLLEQFDMQASMSRKGNCYDNAPMESCWGSLKNELVHHRRYATRAEAEASIGEYIEIFYNRQRRHSRLGYLSPAAFADNFNRQKKSA; via the exons ATGAAAACGCAAAAGAGATACAGCGACGAGTACAAAGCTGAAGCGGTAAAAATGGTATTAGAACAAGGTCTGTCAGGAAGAGAGGCGGCCATGCGACTAGGGATGTCGCAAAGTAATTTGAACAAATGGGTAGTTCTTGCCATGGGTAATAAGTCTGGCAAAGTGATGACAGTGGCTGGATCTCGAAGTGTGGCGGAGCTGGAAGAAGAGCTAGCTAAAATGCGGCGTGAACTGCATGAAACGCGCCAGGAACGCGATATATTAAAAAAAG GCAACGGCGTACTTTGCACGGGAGTCGCTACCCGGTACGCGCACGTGAAAACATTGCAACTCCACTATCCTGTGAAGCTACTGTGTAAAGTATTGGTCGTATCACGCAGTGGTTTTTACGATTGGCTGACACGTGTTCCGAGCGAGCGCAGTTGCGAAGATGAACGGTTAAAAATAGCAATCAAAGTAGCGCATCGACGTACCCGTGAAACGTATAGCGTAAGACGTTTGCAGCCTGAATTGGCAAATGATGGATTTACGGTTGGGCGGGATCGGCTCACGAGATTGCGTCGTCAGTTAGGTATTGTTTGCAAGCAAAAGCGGCAATTTAAAGTGACGACCAATTCCAATCATAGCTTTCCAGTGGCTGACAATTTACTGAATCAAACGTTTAATCCGACTCAACCGAATCAAGTATGGGTCACTAATATCACCTATATTCCGACTCAAGAGGGCTGGTTATATTTGGCTGGTATTAAGGATGTCTTTACCTGTGAAATCGTCGGTTATGCGATGGGTGATCGGATGACGCAAACGCTAACCAGCCGTGCTCTATGGCGTGCAGTAGCACTTCAACGACCATCCGCTGGACTGATCCATCACTCTGATCGTGGCAGCCAATATTGCGCCCATGCTTATCGCCTGTTGTTAGAGCAATTTGACATGCAAGCGTCCATGTCACGCAAAGGAAACTGTTATGACAATGCACCAATGGAAAGTTGTTGGGGCAGCTTAAAAAATGAGCTGGTACATCATCGGCGATATGCCACCCGTGCCGAAGCTGAGGCATCTATTGGTGAGTACATCGAAATCTTTTATAACCGTCAACGAAGGCATTCACGATTGGGGTATTTATCCCCAGCTGCTTTTGCTGATAATTTTAACCGGCAGAAAAAATCTGCTTGA